From Apium graveolens cultivar Ventura chromosome 9, ASM990537v1, whole genome shotgun sequence, the proteins below share one genomic window:
- the LOC141682664 gene encoding B3 domain-containing protein Os03g0212300-like, whose product MGRRPPARKPSFMKILVKDFSTKLMIPPQFVKLHRGTLARRCTLRPSGTADSWRVRTKLMNNLLYFKKGWKKFAQHHSLGFGDLLVFRHAQDCEFHVDIFDKSCCCKDPVTSQNVESQKDNDSILTSTGLEKNLDPKTPALEAAEDFMASSEFPTFNRIMQPSYVGLHHGYMLIKPDFAKLHIKDRTREVKIEISGKTWTVRLRKHGSSHNLSACWTQLARENALKVGDVCVFELINAKDHTLKLSIFRSTMKIKTGRSKARSGKGLKAQSSKALTSANEFSSLSKYPSCPCLVHFTYLRGGYLQVPSAFVKQMKVTAGAKKVKLECGGKEWNALLSSHGSHRRLSHGWSALAKHNSLQIGDACVLELIHTNDAVIKITVFKSHVQHR is encoded by the exons ATGGGAAGAAGACCACCAGCAAGAAAACCTTCATTTATGAAAATTCTAGTCAAAGATTTCTCCACGAAGCTG ATGATACCACCCCAGTTTGTTAAGCTTCATCGCGGAACTTTGGCTAGAAGATGCACACTAAGGCCTAGTGGTACAGCTGATTCATGGCGTGTAAGAACCAAACTAATGAACAATTTATTGTATTTCAAGAAAGGCTGGAAAAAGTTTGCACAACATCATTCTTTAGGATTTGGTGACTTGTTAGTTTTTCGACATGCTCAAGACTGCGAGTTTCATGTTGACATATTTGATAAGTCTTGCTGTTGTAAGGATCCTGTTACCTCCCAAAATGTTGAGTCTCAGAAGGACAATGATTCCATACTAACTAGTA CAGGCCTAGAGAAGAACCTCGATCCCAAAACACCAGCTCTTGAAGCAGCAGAAGATTTCATGGCAAGCTCAGAGTTTCCTACATTCAATAGAATCATGCAACCATCTTACGTGGGACTTCATCATGGATATATG CTTATAAAACCAGATTTTGCAAAATTGCATATAAAAGATCGCACAAGGGAAGTAAAGATCGAGATATCGGGTAAGACATGGACCGTAAGGCTACGGAAACATGGAAGTAGTCATAATTTGAGTGCATGCTGGACTCAGTTGGCAAGGGAAAATGCTCTTAAAGTGGGGGATGTATGCGTTTTTGAACTTATCAATGCCAAAGATCATACCCTCAAACTTTCAATTTTCAGGAGTACCA TGAAGATAAAAACGGGGCGTAGTAAAGCAAGGTCTGGGAAGGGTCTTAAAGCACAGTCTAGCAAGGCTCTTACATCAGCAAACGAATTCTCGTCACTGTCAAAGTATCCTTCCTGCCCCTGTCTTGTGCATTTCACTTACTTGCGAGGAGGATATCTG CAAGTTCCTTCAGCTTTTGTTAAGCAAATGAAGGTGACAGCAGGTGCTAAAAAGGTGAAACTTGAGTGCGGGGGAAAAGAGTGGAACGCTTTGCTCAGTAGCCATGGTAGCCATAGAAGATTATCTCATGGGTGGTCTGCTTTAGCAAAGCACAACTCTCTGCAAATTGGCGACGCTTGTGTTCTAGAGCTTATTCATACAAACGATGCTGTGATCAAAATTACAGTTTTTAAGAGCCATGTGCAACACAGATGA